In Oceanivirga salmonicida, the DNA window CTAGTAAAAAGTTTTTCTTTCTACTAGTTATAATTTATATTTCTACTAATTTTATCCAAATATCGCATTTAAAATAAATACTGTAATCCCACCTACAAACCAAGCTATTGTAGAAGTTATAGAATATGCCTTAATTTGTTCCTTTGTATTTGTAATTCCCAAAGTTCTATGAACTACCCAGAAATAACTATCATTAAAATTACTAAAGAATAATGATCCTACACATGAAGCAAGAGCAGCAAATACTAAATTTACATTTAAATTTACCAATATTGGTGCAGTAATTGAAGCTGCTGTTATCATAGCAACTGTCCCTGAGCCTTGTATTAATCTAACTATGGTTGCAATTATGAAAGGCAATAAAATTGGTGGTAATGAACTAGAAGCTATAAATTCCGCTATTTCATTACCTGCTCCACTACTACGAAGAACAGACCCCAATGATCCTCCAGCACCTGTAACTAACAATATTATACCAGCTGATTTAATTCCTATTTCCATTTGTTTTATGGTTTCTTCCCTAGTAAGTCTACCTGTTAATCCAATTATTGCTACTATTAACCCTACTGCAACAGCTATAACTGGATTTCCTATAAATACAAATACTTGTTTCATGACCCCTTCTATTTTGAAAAATCCTATTAATTGATTTATCAATATTAATACTATGGGTAATAAAATTGGTGTAAATGTTATAAAATTAGAAGGTAAATTTTTTTTATCCTCTAAAACTGTTTCATATGTAATTTTAATATCTTCTGCTTTTACTCTTTTAATTGGTTCTAATGTATCATCAGTAGCTATTAAATATATTTCTTTTCCTACTTTCTTAGCATATAATAAACCTGCTATTACCATAGGTATTGCTATAATTATACCCCAAAGTAATATATGACCAACACCTACACCATATATTCCCGCAACTCCTACTGGTCCTGGAGTTGGTGGTACTAATGAATGCGTAACTACTAATCCTATTGCTAGCGACAAACCTAAACTTGTCATAGATTTTTTAGTCGTTTTTGAAATAGCTTTTACCAATGGTGATAAAATTACAAATCCTGAATCACAAAATATAGGAATAGA includes these proteins:
- a CDS encoding GntP family permease, producing MVVNTQLILGLIIGIILLILLILKTKVHPFLAMIIVASFIGLFGGMASGDVIKAITSGFGGTLSSIGIIIGFGVMMGQLFEVSGAAERMAKTFIKMLGKGKEEIALVLTGFIVSIPIFCDSGFVILSPLVKAISKTTKKSMTSLGLSLAIGLVVTHSLVPPTPGPVGVAGIYGVGVGHILLWGIIIAIPMVIAGLLYAKKVGKEIYLIATDDTLEPIKRVKAEDIKITYETVLEDKKNLPSNFITFTPILLPIVLILINQLIGFFKIEGVMKQVFVFIGNPVIAVAVGLIVAIIGLTGRLTREETIKQMEIGIKSAGIILLVTGAGGSLGSVLRSSGAGNEIAEFIASSSLPPILLPFIIATIVRLIQGSGTVAMITAASITAPILVNLNVNLVFAALASCVGSLFFSNFNDSYFWVVHRTLGITNTKEQIKAYSITSTIAWFVGGITVFILNAIFG